The sequence agagaaagagagacagagtatgagtaggggaggcgcagagagaggaaaacacagaatctaaagcaggctccaggctctgagctgtcagcacagggcctaatgcggggctcgaactcacaaaccatatcatgacctgagctgaagtcggacacttaattgactgagccacctaggcaccccatcaGTTTGTCATTTTCTGCCTGTAAGCACTCAAGTGCACTCAGAAGGATCCAGGCCACATCACAGGCCTTACAGTCGTCACTACTGCCGTAAGAGTCAAGCATGGCAGCTACTTGGGTTCACAAACTACATGCTTCTGTTGCCACTTCATCTGTCAACCACAGTTCATACCTTGATTAATTGTGATGCAACTGTATTCCATGGGTTACTAGCATCCTACCACCCACCTTTGGCAAGTTCAGCACTGCACTCAAGGTTAAGAGCATGACCAAACCAATCCCCAAATCCGGTCTTTAGGGGTCTACCTCCTAGGACCACTCCCAAGACCAATTCTGTCATAGTCTAGGTCTAATCAAGAGGTAGAAATGACACATTGTTAAACAAGGAAAATCTGGTAAAAGGAATGATTAACTATGATAAAACAGTAACTGTGAGATATAAGGAAACTCTGTGTGATACCTTAGAGCTGAGCAAGAATACTTGAGGGACAATCTTGGAAGGGGTTCAGACTTTATGGGAGAAGGTATGATTCAGCCAGCAAATAGCAGACAAGTTGGTGGGTTTAGGCAGGCCAGAGCTGGTTGAGGGTTGTTACCCTccagagtgcaggcagggagcAGGCGATTGGCAACTGATGGTGTGCAGTGGGAATTCAGGCACTGGCAGGGGCAGAAAGCCTTGAGAGTGTGCAGGGCGTGCAGAGGGGATGACAGTGCAGTACACAACCCTCCAGACCATGACAGAGTCCAGGGTGTGGGAGCTGGATCTCACAAGcctggatcatgacctcagctgaaatcaagactatgacgcccaaccaactgatccagccacccaggtgcccccagatggcTTTCTCAGAGATAATGAGAGATGACTCtttatcttatgatttttttttttttataaagggtTACTTGCAATTGTGTGTGAGCTAAGATACTGTTTGTATTTTACCAAGGAGAGGAAGGACAGGCTAGGAAGGTGTGTTATTGTAAGAACCTGAGAATCACCTATTAATTAGATTCATTTCAACAAGGTGTGCTCAGCCTGTTacaatattttttcatgtatacACATTACCTCTTTAAACTGCTAAGTGCTGAGAATTAAAACTATTAAGGTGCACTTCTTTGTATGTGGCTCGTCACTTAGCTCTGGTGACTTGCATgataaatgcaaaagaaacatTGTGACTGGTAAGAAAGACTACAGTGATCGATAAAGAACTGCTTCAGTTTGAGACGGGACTTCAAAGGAAGACTAGAACTGTAAGTTTGGACACAGCACTATCTAGCAGAGAGGCCTAACATTATTAAAGATTCGTCCCCTTGAACACTTTTTGAAGGTTGCTAAGCTGAAGGCTTCAGGACAAATGTCCAGGAGTAACTCTGAAACATTACCACTTGGCACTCTTCCTAACTGGGAATTTCAGATTAAGGGAAATAGTGGCCCTctgatgaaggagaaaaaagaaaaagagaaagagaagaaagtgggTGGCCTGGGAGTCAGAAAACTTGAGTTTCTGTCATTACTGATTctatccagcttttttttttttttaatggaggtggAGAGGACTCAAGCAACCTGCCAGATCCGTCTGCCTTTATCTTTCCTGTTTACATACAAGATAGTAAATATATTACTTCACGAAAGGAAAAACACTCCTTTGGTATTTACACAACTGACCTCCAAGTGTTCCCAGCAGGACACTGGAAGTACTTGGGAGTTCAGTTTACGTTTTTTTAAACTACTTGCCCTTCTTTCTAGTTTCTCCCCAATCTCTTATGGTGCACTGTAAAGCTAAAACTCACTGTCCCTGTTGCATTTACCTCATCTACTTCTGTCCCGGCCTTGCTGTCAGTCCCCTTGGGCAGGTTCCCTCGCCTCTTTGGGAGCCACCTATAAAGAGGGGCAACGTCAACTGCACACACTTCCCAGGGTGGCGGTGAGAATCAAATACTATACGGAAACCCCACGCTAACCGGAGACATTCCTTGGATATACCTCCTGCCCACAGGTGCAGACAGAGACCACGGAACGCGcctcctgggggggtgggggagacagagtgcaGAGGATGTGGCTGCTCTGGCCACCCGCCGCCTCCTCCAGCCCCCGGCCTCGCGTCCCGCGCGTCCCATCCCCCGGCGAACCCACGAGGTATTCACCTACTGCGCCCGAAACAGCCGCCACCGCCTTCAGTAGGCTCGCCATTTTGGGAAGCGACCCACTCTTTCCCGAGGTGCgtcagagtgggagaggagcTCGGGCGAGGGGCAGGGCAACCCGACCGGGGGCGGGGCATacgatgatggggggggggggcgtggcgaGCGTCGCTGTGTTCTTGTGGTGCGGCGGACGAGCTCCCCAGTGTATCTAAAGAGGAAACTTAAACGGAGCAGGCGTCACCCCTATGAGCCCCTCAGGACTACAAAACAGAAAGTTTGGAGAAAGTTCAAAAGCGCTAGAACTGATCAATGGCCCAGTGAAAGTTCTTGCACTGCCACTGACTCTGGCAGGGGGTGGGTCCGGAACTTCTGAGCGACGGAACCTTCGCCTCCAGGGTCTAGGCTGCGCGAGGCGCGTCTTTGTGGCGCGGTTTCCGGGCAGCGCTTTCCCTTTACATGCGGCGCTGTGTGGAGAGTTGCAGACAGCAATGGCCCCGCGGGTCTGGCGTCGACGAACCCTGGAGCGGTGTCTGAAGGAGGTTGGTAAAGCCACCGGTCGGCCAGAGTGCTTCCTCACGTAAGTGAGCAGAGCCGGACTGTGGGTGAAGCCCGGGTCTCAGCGTGGGTGCGGACTCATGGCCCCCAGCGAATTCTGGAGTAGGGGGAAGATAAAGGGAAGCGTACACCTCTTTTTCCCAAATTTCATTTACTTGACGCACACTTAGcctatcaaaaattttaaacttgttGAAAGCTGTACAGTGCAGATTTCCGAGTCGTGTGCTAACCAAACTAAGCTCAGTTATTAATGCCCAGAGGAAGGCTTCCATTGAGTCTTAACGCCCCCTCCGACTCTTTACACACAGGCGCGTGCACCCTAGGTTGGTTGCTCTTTTCTCCAATATGCTCTCAATCCACCCAGTGCTTACTTATCCATATCCTTCATTGGAAGTATTAAGTTTGTCGCTTGCCTGTCCACCTCCACTTCTTGAGAAGCTTCTCCAGCTTCTTGAGAATTAGGACTGTCTTTCATATCTCTTGCCAGCATAAGCTCTTTGTATTGTGTTGAAGGACTTAAAATACGTTGTATGAAAGTATGGCTCTCAGATTTGTATTTCAAACCCGACCTTTCCCTTCAGCTTCAGGCTCACAGCAACTACAGCCACATATTCTTTCAGCATCTCAAATTTAATATGTGCAAAATGAGCTGTTGTTTCTATTTAATTTCCTGTACAGTGCCCCCTCCGTGATACTTTTTCCCCATGCTCCACCCTGCCTCCCCTATCTCAGCAAACGGCAGctctattttttctgttgttcagaCATATAACTAAGCGACTTCTTTgctatcttccttttttctcatttctacatATAATTCATCAGCCAATTCTGTCGGTGCTGTCTCCAGACTGTATTCTGAATTCGACTGCTTCTCACAGAATCTGCTCCCCTAACCCCTGCACAGTTCTTCATCATCCGTTGCCTGGATGGCTGTCAACCTAATCATTGTACTTCTGTAACGTTTCCTCTACTGGCCATCTTTCCAGAGTGTAAATTCTATCATTTTGCTTCTCTGCTTAAATTCTTCTGATGGCTTCTCTTTATACTTAAAATGGCAAACTCTTACCTCTGAGCCCTGAACGATTCACCTCCGATTCACCTCCCATCTACCTCCCTAACCTTCTGCCTCATTCATCACACTCCATCTATGCTGGCATTTTTGTTCCTCAGACTCACCACGCTCATTTCCATCTTAGGAAATTTATTCTCACTTTTTCCTCTAGTTAGAAGATAATGTTTCCAGAGCTTTGAAAGACTATCTCCTTATGTACAGGTGTCGTCTCAGATGTCACATCTTCAGAGAGGTAGTCTCTGACACTCTTGCCAAAGCAAGTTTTGACCATTGGCTGACTGAATGATGGAGTGGCATATAACATAGCAGAGTTGAGCTTTTTAAGACTAAGATTCACTATATATCTTGAGGCAAAGAGGTGTGTAGTAGTTTCCCTGTCTAAAATCCATGCAGCAGATTcacagacacttagctgactcttttttatatattaatgtgGCTCATCTGCAAGATAATACACTCTTGGGAGTGTATACTTAAAATTGATATTTCATTCAAGTTTGGTTTTGCACAAGAGTTGGGCTTTTTTTGTCTAATTCACAGTGCTGTGAAATTATTATCTATAATTATAAATCTCTTTAAACTTCCTCCTCATGCCCCCTTAATAGGATTCAAGATGAATTGGCATCAAAGTTCACTTCATTAACAAAAGTACTTTATGATTTTAACAAAACACTAGAGAATGGCAGAATCCACGgaagtcctttaaaaaaactgGTGATAGAGAATTTTGATGATGAGCAGATTTGGCAACAACTAGAATTGCAAAATGAACCAATTTTACAATACTTCCAGGATGCAGTTAGTAAAACCATTAAAGACGAAGACATCAGTCTTTTTCCAGAGAATGAAGAGCAGGAATTTGAAGAGGATGGCTCAGAGGTGGAGGCTGATGGCCAGGAGGCCCTCGAACAAGATTTGGAGGCGGAGGAAGTGGCCGACCTGAGTGGTGATGATCCTGCAGGGGATGAGAAAACGAAAAACTCAAGCACAATTGATCTGAGGAAAAGTCCAGTTTTCAGTGATGAAGATTCTGATCTTGATTTTGATATCAGCAAATTGGAGGAGCAAAGCAAGGTGCAAGACAAAGTGCCTAGGAAACCAAGAGAGAAGTCCATAGTAGATGATAAATTTTTCAAACTATCTGAAATGGAGACCTttttagaaaacatggaaaaagaagaggaacaaaaaGGTGATGAGGAGGAagatattgatttttttgaagaCGTCAGTTCTGATGAAGATGAAGGAGAACTGCTTGGAAGTCAAAAACCTAAGGTAAAGtcttgggagaggagagaaagaggacttTCTACCTCATATGagattttgttctgtttcttgagaAGAGGTTTCAAATACCTCAAAACTCATCAGGGCACGAGTGAAGTATTTAGATCTGTTGAAAACTGGACTGGAAAAATTAAACCAAAGCTtatcacaaaatatttcttttgtagcTTAACAACCATAACCACACATGTTAGAGGTATTCAGAATTTCCCTTAAACATACTTTCACCAAACACTAAAAATGATAATAAGTGAAAGGAAGGCATCTGTTTACTTTAAGCTGAGATATCTTGGAAATAATTATAGTTAGAAGATTTAGAGATAGGAATATTGTGCTCTGTCTTCAGTTACAATGAATCAATACTTCCTTCCAGTTTGTTACGGTCTAGTAGTTCTTACAGTTTTATAGTAGTGTTGTAGTTGCCAGTTTTCCTTATAAAACATGCATACACAgtggcccctgggtagctcagtcggttaagtgtctgacttcggctcaggtcacgatctcacggtttgtgagtttgagccccgcgtcaggctctgtgctgacagctcagagcctggagcctgctttggattctgtgtctccccccactccccttctctctctctctctctctctctctctctctctctctctctctctctctctctctctccccccttctctccccctccccctctctccccctccccctctctccccctccctccctccctgcctccctccccccccaactctcgaaaataaacgttaaaaaaaaaagtctttaaaaaaaatatgcatacacatataatgcatgatttaatgtgtttttctcttcttagtGAGAAGTTTGAAAagtcttttcattttagtcaGGTAAAAGTTCCAGAAACCTGAAATACAAAGACTTCTTTGATCCAGTTGAAAGTGATGAAGATCTAGCAAGTGTTCATGATGATGAACTGGATCCAAAGGAAGAAGACGAAGAAAttgctgaagaagaagaagaagaagaaagcatttcTGAAACGTGAGTAGTTTGAGTCCCTTACATTATAAGCTAGAACTGTCCAATTATATGTGTGTACTCATAGTTGTCAAATATGTTTATCCTAAGAAGCTATATTCTCTAACATCAGATAGTCTCAGGGTAGCCAGAAGAAAGTCTCTGAATTTAAAGAGTCATTAGAGATCATCTAATGAAGATAAATATCACCGGCAAtcagatctttatttatttgctttttgtgccaataaaaataccttattgttatttttgtgagATAAGTTTGTACTATAGATTGaggaatattttctatatattgtacactttttgttctatttcacTGAAATAATACCTTCTGGTCCTTAATAACTGAATGACTTTGgaattctgaatatatatttgcattaggtatacaaaagaatttaaattactAGACAAtaagttttgttttcctaatgAAAAGTGGTGTATTATTGTTTTTCATAAGTGTTTTGGTATTTATAGGGATGAAGATGATGACTTTGAAGAAAGTGAAGACAGTAAACAACATAAAGAAACCTCAAAAAGAGTGACCTTTGCTTTGCCAgatgatgaggaaaatgaggataCAAATATCTTAAATGTACAGAAGGATTCTGATGAAGTTAAATCCTCTTttgagaaaagacaggaaaaggtaATGATTAAGAATTGAAGGAATTTTGTATATACTTACCAGGACTATGGGACTCCCAGATAACTAATGTACACTGTTTTTCTTGGCTGAATgcttaattatcttttaaaaacaaaacaaaaatcttgctGCTATTCCCTACAGCACACCATATCCAGATGCCCACGTGGAAGGTAGCTAATTTGTAAAAATCAGTGCTGCATTTCCCACCCTTTGACTTTCAGTTTGTgttaaaagctgttttttttccctttgtccctGGTTTCTTTATACCTAGTGGCATGTTTTTCCTAATTAGCTGTCTTGTGAACCTCTCTTTGTAGCTCTTTCAGCTGCTCTTAAGGATACTGCTTCTTTCAGATGCTCTGTGGATGGCTCCACATACCTGAATTTTAATTAATGCCAtctcaaatacattttctaaagttGATAAAAATTATCTCCTGTGACATGATTTCAGGCAAATGaagtgtcatttgcaaataatagaTAACAGCCTGGCTCCAGTTATTTGTGTCATTTAGCCACCTTAAAATTATATCACGCAATTAGAAATGAAATAGGCAAATAAATATACCAAGGATATCAAAAGAATTATTAGCAAAAGAGAATCTGAGTTAAATCTATGATTGTCAGATTGTCCCCAAAGAGATAGATttaaaggagggggtgggggggccggtaCCtcgtggctgagttggttgagcgtctgactttagctcagatcgtgatcatgatctcgctgttcatgggttcacaccccacattgggcttgctgctgtcagcttgtcagcgtagagcctgctttggatcctctgtccccctctctctgcccctcccccacttacactctcccaaaaataaataaattttttttttttaaaaaaggaggaggtggggaagcactaggaaacaaaataagaaatttcattGAGTTAGTGTCTTTCCCTCCCTATATCCTCCCTAAGATAAAGACAAGCAGGTTTAGTTTTATTGGGGAATTATATCAAACTTTCAAGAAGTAGAAGTAATGTTGTTTAATCAATTTCCACGTACAAAAAGTAAAGcttccagactttttttcttgtgaagcTATTAATAACGCGATACCCAAACCTGACattaaaacacatgcacacacacagtttcaTTTATGAATAGTGATGTGAATATTCCAAATAGCATAATGAAAGACTGACAACACCACAGCCAAATGGGCCTCATTTTCTTGATTTAGGAATAAGAAATCTATTAACGTAATTCTTGGTTGTAACAGGATAAGGAGAAAACTGTATGGTTCTCTCCATATATGTCAAAAAGACATTTGATgtgggcacctagctggctcagtcagttaagcatctgacttgatttcagctcaggtcatgatctccaggttcgtgggattgagccccatgtccagttcTACACTGTCATTggtcattgtggagcctgcttgggattctctccctccccttcccccacatacatgtgctctttctctgtctctcaaaaatacataaacttaaaaaaagacatttgatgaaattcagtatccatccttaattttttttcacctgcAGTGAAATACAAATGCATTTAACCAAAAGGTGCCATCATGCTCAGTggtaaaattctagaaatagcCCTTTAAAATGAAGAGTAAGACAAAATGTCCACTATTACCtttaccactgttatttaacatccTTGTGGAAGTGTTAGTGCAACTACAGTAGAAAGAGATATGAGATAAGGAAAACTGAAATGAGCattaatatttgcaaaggataCTAGAAAAACCTAAGTAGATGAACTGAAAGCTATTAGAAAAACAAGGGAATTCAGTAAGGTAGCTTTCAGGCTGGCATTTTCTACACTGTAAAGTCAttatagggctgcctgggtggcttagtcagttgagcatttggctcaggtaatgatctcatggtttgtgagattgttccctgtgttgggctctgccctgacagcatggagcctgcttgggattctctccctccctctctctgcccctcccccatttgtgcttgcacatgctcttctttctcaaataaacttaaaaaaaaaaataggggcgcctgggtggctcagtcagttgagtgtctgacttcagctcaggtcatgatctcatggttcgtgagttcaagccccgcactggtcTCTGTTCTggcggcttagagcctggagcctgcttcagattctgtctctctctctacccttcccctactgtctctctgtctctctctctctcaaatataaaaaataaaacataaaaaaaattttttaagaaatgaaaattaaataaaaagttatagaTGTCTTCtaaaagttagaaataatttGGATTGGGGGTGTGAAGTCTaatgttcaaataaaaattaattttggaatGCTCTAATAATTAAAATTGATAGTGGCTTGGGAATGGATAGATCATTTGACtagaacagagcccagaaatctgTCCAGAATCTTCTGGGGGAATTTAGTATGTTATAAACATGGCATTTCAAATCAATGAGGGAAAGAAGTCATCTGCAGTGCCTCACCCCACCTCAGGTGTTAAGAATAGGAAGTTACTGTTGGCTTAATAATAAAATGGtggcaagaaaaaacaaaaatgtattgagaaataatacatttcttgcttttgtgcttttttttttttataatgtttatttatttttgagacagggagagacagagcatgaacgggggagggtcagagagagagggagacacagaatccgaaacaggctccaggctctaagctgtcagcacagagcccgacgcagggctcaaactcatggaccgcaagatcatgacctgagccgaagtcggatgcttaacctactgagccacccaggcgccccgcttttgTGCTTTTAAAGTAGTTGCTTTTATTCAGCTATAAGCCTGATTTGTTTCCTAAATGTGTAATAACTTTGTTCCTTTCTTAGATGAATGAGAAAATTGCATCTTTAGAAAAAGAGCTGTTGGAAAAAAAACCTTGGCAGCTTCAAGGGGAAGTGACAGCTCAAAAGCGACCAGAGAACAGCCTTCTAGAAGAGACTCTGCACTTTGACCATGCAGTCCGCATGGGTACGTGAGCCCTTGGGGCTCCTGGAGATGTTCGTTTCCATGTGTTTTCTATGACTTTATTTCATAGGAAGATTTGAAATGATATTTCTTTTcccccaactttttattttaaaacgttgcaaacatacagaaaagttgacAAAATAGTACAACAAACACATATATGCTATTCAGCTGGATTCACCAAtcgttaacattttgccatatttgttttccttcccctatgtatgtatatgattATCTGTGTGTACTTTTTTCCCCTGAATCATCTAAAAGTAATTTACCAATATTATGACATTTCATGCCTAAGTACATTTACATGTATCTTCTAAGAAATAGGACATTGTCTTATACAGTCACAGTATTATTAATTTACCCAGGAATTACTGTTATGCTAATTCATGCCTAAATCCATAATCATTTCTGCTAGTGATCTGTATACAATGCCTGGTATCATTTTCTACTGATGAAATTGTGAACTCTAGCCAGGAACCCTGGTCATCTCATCAAACTCTTTCTTGTACCTGtgaaatcaaaatgaatttccattttattcagtTCTAGAGAGATTGGAAAAGAGGGTGAGTACCCAGGTGCATGGACTAAAAGTGTTAGCACTGATTACTGGATATACTCTACTTTTGTGGTTCTCAAACTAGAGGGAGCATGAGAGGGCTAGTTAAACACAGATAGGTGgccctttccccccaccttctA comes from Panthera tigris isolate Pti1 chromosome B3, P.tigris_Pti1_mat1.1, whole genome shotgun sequence and encodes:
- the MPHOSPH10 gene encoding U3 small nucleolar ribonucleoprotein protein MPP10, whose protein sequence is MSPSGLQNRKFGESSKALELINGPVKVLALPLTLAGGGSGTSERRNLRLQGLGCARRVFVARFPGSAFPLHAALCGELQTAMAPRVWRRRTLERCLKEVGKATGRPECFLTIQDELASKFTSLTKVLYDFNKTLENGRIHGSPLKKLVIENFDDEQIWQQLELQNEPILQYFQDAVSKTIKDEDISLFPENEEQEFEEDGSEVEADGQEALEQDLEAEEVADLSGDDPAGDEKTKNSSTIDLRKSPVFSDEDSDLDFDISKLEEQSKVQDKVPRKPREKSIVDDKFFKLSEMETFLENMEKEEEQKGDEEEDIDFFEDVSSDEDEGELLGSQKPKSGKSSRNLKYKDFFDPVESDEDLASVHDDELDPKEEDEEIAEEEEEEESISETDEDDDFEESEDSKQHKETSKRVTFALPDDEENEDTNILNVQKDSDEVKSSFEKRQEKMNEKIASLEKELLEKKPWQLQGEVTAQKRPENSLLEETLHFDHAVRMAPVITEETTLQLEDIIKQRIRDQAWDDVVRKEKPKEDAYEYKKRLTLDHEKSKLSLAEIYEQEYIKLNQHKTAEEENPEHKEIQKMMDSLFLKLDALSNFHFIPKPPVPEIKVVSNLPAITMEEVAPVSVSDAALLAPEEVKEKNKAGDVKTAAEKTATDKKRERRKKKYQKRMKLKEKEKRRKLLEKNNPDQAGKYTKAAASEKLKQLTKAGKASLLKDEGKDKALKSSQAFFSKLQDQVKMQISDAKKTEKKKKKKQDISVHKLKL